From the genome of Winogradskyella forsetii, one region includes:
- a CDS encoding DUF3298 domain-containing protein encodes MKFIYILVLIVMFSACKDDKREENSFENEAIEENIQLSNENIQIDDVDIETLNKSINIELKQKQLIEKKDESEELEKLILDKHYLVEKKDYTINFNYPLLNESYKPTNRNFNDFINDYYVNITKTEADILESKLLCDSITSKTFREERLIDYKIYNVNDQLISVLFYKENFYSGAMHPSYAFDCFNFDLESGVFMAYEDFFNQGSEEELVEIINETINKEIGKGEMYYECWDISSDDFFVSKNNFVLNETYIEFYFDDCVMCPSYTGVYAIELPLMDLLSVLKKFDSNPLVF; translated from the coding sequence ATGAAATTTATATATATACTTGTGCTAATCGTAATGTTTTCAGCTTGCAAAGATGACAAGCGTGAAGAAAATAGCTTTGAAAATGAGGCGATTGAAGAAAATATTCAACTTTCAAATGAAAATATTCAAATTGATGATGTTGATATCGAAACATTAAATAAGTCTATAAATATTGAATTAAAGCAAAAACAGCTCATAGAGAAAAAGGATGAAAGTGAAGAGCTTGAAAAACTGATTTTAGATAAACATTACCTCGTTGAAAAAAAAGACTATACCATCAATTTTAATTACCCTTTGCTCAATGAATCATATAAGCCAACGAACAGAAATTTTAATGATTTTATTAATGACTATTACGTTAATATCACCAAAACCGAGGCCGATATTTTAGAAAGTAAATTATTATGTGATAGTATTACTTCCAAAACGTTCAGAGAGGAACGATTAATAGATTACAAAATTTATAATGTTAATGACCAGCTTATAAGCGTGCTATTTTATAAAGAAAATTTTTACAGTGGAGCGATGCATCCCAGTTATGCCTTTGACTGTTTTAATTTCGATTTAGAAAGCGGTGTGTTTATGGCTTATGAGGATTTTTTTAATCAAGGTTCAGAAGAAGAGTTAGTAGAAATCATAAACGAAACCATTAATAAAGAAATTGGTAAAGGCGAAATGTACTATGAGTGTTGGGACATCTCTTCAGATGATTTCTTCGTCAGTAAAAACAACTTTGTGCTCAACGAAACTTATATTGAATTCTACTTTGATGATTGCGTGATGTGTCCATCCTATACTGGTGTGTATGCCATTGAGCTTCCTTTGATGGATTTACTATCTGTTTTAAAGAAATTTGATTCTAATCCGTTGGTTTTTTAA
- a CDS encoding pyridoxamine 5'-phosphate oxidase family protein, which translates to MIRNLNQNESTKTLASNYIGNLSYIYRGRPYVVPITYFFDDQNMVIIGYSEEGHKIRAMRQNENVALGVSEVDSVNSWNSVLAHGTFKELSGSHAKAQLHIFSLGVKDLIIDQEHRKLDFISEFSSKIYKDDLPIVFQIKVDEITGKMRHN; encoded by the coding sequence ATGATCAGAAATTTGAATCAAAATGAAAGCACTAAGACCCTGGCATCAAACTATATTGGAAATCTTTCCTATATCTATAGAGGCAGACCATATGTGGTGCCAATAACTTATTTTTTTGATGATCAAAATATGGTCATCATTGGGTACTCGGAAGAAGGGCACAAAATTAGAGCTATGCGTCAAAACGAAAACGTAGCTCTAGGAGTTTCAGAAGTGGATTCCGTTAATTCATGGAATTCGGTTCTTGCCCATGGCACATTTAAGGAGCTTTCCGGAAGCCATGCCAAAGCGCAATTGCACATTTTTTCTTTAGGTGTAAAAGATTTAATTATTGACCAAGAACATAGAAAGTTGGATTTTATAAGTGAATTTTCCAGTAAAATATATAAAGACGATTTACCAATTGTTTTCCAGATTAAAGTTGATGAGATTACTGGTAAAATGAGACACAATTAA
- a CDS encoding heavy metal translocating P-type ATPase: MANKEQTTHVNHQILGKKTELYFAILCGVFLFIGFLIEKLTGLADWMSLLSYIISYCFGGYFITIEASKKIPKGEFDIDFLMIAAAAGAAYIGSWAEGALLLFLFSLGHALEHYAMKKAKKSIEALGNISPKTALIKRNGKLEEVSIEALKIDDVIIVKPNTKIAADGIIISGSSTINQAPITGESIPVDKTFIENTTNLPEFKDIDKTHVVFAGTINGDSSIEVLVLKLTKDSTVSRLINMVSEVEAQKSPTQRLTKKFEKWYVPIVILVVILLCFAFLIIDESFNTSIYRAITVLVAASPCALAISTPSAVLSGIARAAQKGVLIKGGKALEDLGEITTIAFDKTGTLTEGKPKLTNLIPLKDFDEEALAKLVLEVESLSNHPLAQAIANDLKIKYSIEFHNNASNVNAIQGKGIQAKYHGHKVFVGNVKLMEDSGIIVDDTIRSKMDDLLQHGHTVMLVAFKTEIVGLISVMDLPRKTATSTLKRLKEIGIKHMIMLTGDHQNVGNAIAKQIGLTEAKGNLLPEDKVEAIKLLIKRDKKIAMVGDGVNDAPAMALSTVSIAMGAAGSDVALETADVALMSDKIENLPFVIGLSRASKRIIKQNIFISLGVVVLLVPITILGLTNIGVAVAFHEGSTIVVVLNALRLLRYKIH; encoded by the coding sequence ATGGCAAATAAAGAACAAACTACTCATGTAAATCATCAAATTTTAGGTAAAAAAACAGAACTCTATTTCGCAATTTTGTGTGGAGTATTTCTATTCATAGGCTTTTTAATTGAAAAATTAACCGGTTTAGCAGATTGGATGTCTTTATTGAGCTACATTATATCCTATTGTTTCGGCGGCTACTTTATCACTATAGAAGCATCTAAAAAAATTCCTAAAGGAGAATTTGATATCGATTTTTTAATGATTGCAGCAGCAGCTGGTGCAGCCTATATTGGTAGTTGGGCAGAAGGCGCATTACTTTTGTTTCTGTTTAGTTTAGGCCACGCATTGGAGCATTATGCCATGAAAAAAGCTAAAAAATCAATTGAAGCATTGGGCAATATATCACCAAAAACAGCTTTAATTAAAAGGAACGGGAAACTTGAAGAAGTATCAATTGAGGCTTTAAAAATAGATGACGTTATTATTGTGAAGCCTAATACAAAAATTGCCGCAGATGGCATTATTATAAGTGGTAGCAGTACTATCAATCAGGCACCAATAACTGGAGAAAGTATTCCTGTTGACAAAACATTTATTGAAAACACAACAAATTTACCTGAGTTTAAAGATATTGATAAAACCCACGTTGTATTTGCAGGCACTATCAATGGCGATAGTAGTATTGAGGTTTTAGTTCTCAAACTGACAAAAGATTCTACGGTGTCCAGATTAATTAATATGGTAAGCGAAGTTGAGGCTCAAAAATCACCAACACAGCGACTCACTAAAAAGTTTGAAAAATGGTACGTCCCCATAGTTATTTTAGTCGTAATTCTATTGTGTTTTGCATTTTTGATTATAGATGAAAGTTTTAATACTAGTATATACAGAGCCATAACAGTATTAGTTGCAGCTAGTCCTTGCGCATTGGCAATATCTACGCCAAGTGCCGTTTTAAGTGGAATAGCAAGAGCCGCACAAAAAGGGGTTCTCATTAAAGGCGGAAAAGCTTTAGAGGATTTAGGGGAAATCACAACGATTGCATTTGATAAAACAGGTACATTGACCGAAGGCAAACCAAAACTTACAAATCTAATTCCTTTAAAGGATTTCGATGAGGAAGCCTTGGCTAAGTTGGTGTTGGAAGTGGAAAGTTTAAGTAATCATCCATTAGCACAAGCGATAGCTAATGATTTAAAGATTAAGTACAGTATTGAATTTCATAATAATGCCTCAAACGTTAACGCCATTCAAGGTAAAGGTATTCAAGCAAAATATCACGGTCATAAAGTATTTGTCGGAAATGTAAAACTGATGGAAGATTCTGGCATAATAGTAGATGACACTATTCGCTCTAAAATGGACGATCTTCTACAACATGGACATACCGTAATGTTAGTTGCTTTTAAAACCGAAATTGTTGGACTGATAAGTGTCATGGATTTACCGCGAAAAACTGCTACCTCCACACTAAAGCGGTTAAAAGAAATTGGCATTAAACACATGATCATGCTCACAGGAGACCATCAAAATGTTGGGAATGCCATTGCCAAACAAATTGGACTTACAGAGGCCAAAGGAAACTTACTGCCAGAAGATAAAGTTGAGGCCATAAAACTATTAATAAAAAGAGATAAGAAAATCGCAATGGTTGGTGATGGTGTTAATGATGCCCCAGCCATGGCATTAAGTACAGTGAGTATCGCGATGGGAGCAGCAGGAAGTGATGTCGCGCTAGAAACTGCTGATGTTGCTCTTATGTCTGATAAAATTGAAAATTTACCATTTGTTATAGGTTTGAGTCGCGCATCAAAACGTATCATCAAACAAAACATTTTTATAAGTCTAGGTGTTGTGGTTTTATTGGTTCCTATCACAATTTTAGGACTAACTAATATTGGAGTAGCAGTTGCTTTTCATGAAGGATCTACTATTGTTGTGGTTTTAAATGCTTTGCGATTGCTTCGTTATAAAATCCATTAA
- a CDS encoding CDP-alcohol phosphatidyltransferase family protein encodes MLTFKNFNIADWFSFYRIFAAPFLLALICFDQRLIFTWLLLVSYSTDAIDGYLARRLKITSPRGSQLDSFGDQITLIIGLLGLFYFETDFIKTNFILILIAFVPYILQMIIAYSKYGKATAFHTYLAKVSAVMQSVFILWSLFFSPNYSLFYIMIGIGLLETIEEISLIFMYDNWASDVKGIYWALMDKRRLKKK; translated from the coding sequence ATGCTCACTTTCAAAAACTTCAACATTGCTGATTGGTTTTCATTCTATAGAATTTTTGCAGCACCATTTCTATTGGCACTTATTTGTTTTGACCAGCGTTTAATTTTTACATGGCTGCTTTTAGTAAGTTATTCAACTGACGCCATTGATGGCTATTTAGCACGAAGATTGAAGATTACCAGTCCTAGAGGTTCGCAATTGGACTCTTTTGGAGACCAAATAACCTTGATAATTGGTTTATTAGGTTTATTTTATTTTGAAACTGATTTTATTAAAACCAATTTTATTTTAATTCTTATTGCTTTTGTCCCATACATTTTACAAATGATTATCGCCTATTCCAAATATGGCAAAGCCACTGCTTTCCACACCTATTTGGCTAAGGTTTCTGCTGTAATGCAAAGTGTTTTTATTTTATGGTCTTTGTTTTTCTCACCTAATTATTCACTTTTCTATATCATGATTGGCATTGGCTTATTAGAAACTATTGAGGAAATTTCGCTCATTTTTATGTATGATAATTGGGCTTCAGATGTCAAAGGAATTTATTGGGCATTAATGGACAAAAGACGTCTAAAGAAAAAATAA
- a CDS encoding DinB family protein, which translates to MKTKTKLLLDLWIEARTRFTNQLGNLTEEDLTKKLLPSPNSIGFLIRHIGDVELLFAKNVFGASHTKVIAKTVIAQRDTGEWTNLNELLDYVNHSYKVLQSIVEKQQDSDWETTVVTKEFGTKSKAEAFGRIISHTTYHAGQLAIINKHGRYDEPKAQIER; encoded by the coding sequence ATGAAAACCAAAACAAAATTATTACTAGACTTATGGATAGAAGCAAGAACACGATTTACAAATCAGTTGGGCAATCTTACTGAAGAGGATTTGACAAAGAAACTATTGCCCTCTCCTAATAGTATCGGTTTTTTAATCCGTCATATTGGCGATGTTGAATTGCTTTTTGCCAAAAATGTATTTGGAGCTAGCCATACCAAAGTGATAGCGAAAACAGTTATTGCTCAAAGAGACACTGGAGAATGGACAAATCTTAATGAGTTGTTAGACTATGTGAATCATTCCTATAAAGTGTTACAGTCTATTGTAGAAAAACAGCAAGATTCAGACTGGGAAACTACAGTTGTAACTAAAGAATTTGGTACGAAAAGTAAAGCAGAAGCTTTTGGTAGAATTATTTCGCATACCACGTATCATGCAGGCCAGTTGGCTATAATAAATAAGCATGGACGTTATGATGAACCTAAAGCACAAATTGAAAGATGA